CGTTCACGAAACGAATGATGGGCCCCGCATCGGCCTCTGACTCCCGATCCACCACCTCCGCCGCAGATCCAGAACTCACAAATGATTCATCTGCATCCGCAATTTCGGACATGATGCTGTCAAACCGAGCGGATGTGCTTCGATAGTACTTATCGATGGCATTGGCAATGGAGACCTCTGAGGCCACGACAACATCAATCTTACAACGAGTCAGAAGAGCTAAATCATCTTTGACAAAAATATTTGATGGGTCGGCAAAGGCCACGACAAGGTTTTTTCCAGCTAAGGTCACAGGAATAACGTGGTGCTTTTCACAAACCTGTCCTGAAATCATTCTCAAGGCCTCAGGATCTATCTCAAAGGAGTTCAGATCAATCGTCGGCACCTCAAATTGCCTTCCCAAAAATTCTGCCAGGTCTTTTTCCGCCACATATCCCAGTCGAACAAGAGCCGAGGTCAGTCTTCCTCCAGAAGCTTTTTGCTCTTTTCTCGCTTGCTCCAATTGATCATAATCAATCAGACTCTCTTTAACTAAGATCTCACCCAGACCCTTTCTTGCCGCGCTCATCTGAATCCTTCCTCATTTTGATCGAAATGACTCGCTTTGAGGTATAAGAGGAAAAAAATGTTTAAATGCACGCCAACCCTCTTAAGCCTCCCAAACTTCTTGAAAAATATATCGGAGATTTCAGCGATAATTTTGAAGGCCTATTGTCTAATAAGATTGGCCGGAGGGCCCTTGCTCTGCAAGAGAGGGCTTTTTATACAGATTTGTCAGTTTACTTAAATACGTTTCTCGGTCGAGTTTCTCGCCAAAAGTCCAGTCCGCCCAAATAACGTCGGCCCAGCTGGCAATTTCAAAGCCTTGAATAACTTTGGTTCCAATCTGTCTGGCTTCGTTTATCAGAAAACTTGTCTCCTCTGTCAAATTGAGATCCCAAACAACCCCACCAGGTTCAAGAAAATTAAAATAAAGGAGTTCTGGGATGAGCTCGTTCTCTGGACCGCCCGGAGTCGTATTGATCATGATACTATTGGTCCCAGGCAACATGATGAGTTGGTTTACCGGGGTAAAAGAAAAACTGACACCAAAATAACTCTTTTTTAGATCTGCTATCAGACTCAAACCCTGGTCCAGAAATTGGTTGGTGATTTTAAATTCCCTGAAGCCTATTTTGATCAAAGAAGAGATCGCCACCCTTGCGGAAGCACCTGACCCCACAATCAAAGCAGAGGCTTCTACATTCAATCGGTCTCCGTACTGGCACAATACGTGATGAAAAGCTCCAAAAATAGCCGAATAGGTCCACCATTTGCCGTCGACCTCAAGAAGCGTATCGGCAGCGCCCAGACTCATCATCCCTGCATTCTCATGAGGAAAGGATCGTGTAACCAGCTCACCAAAGGGGCTCCCAATCCTAATTCCTCTGCACTGCCTGAGGGCTTCCTTCAGTTTTGAGTCAAAGGATTCAGGATCAACCACAAAAGACTCGTATTGATTTTTGCATCCAGCCTCATTCAGTTCGGTCGAAAGAAGATTCCACCTCTCATTCTGAGGATGCAAGGCTATTTCAGTCCAAGTTTGTTTCGTTGGCCCTCCCAAAATAACTTTGCCCCCTCAACATCAATTCTCATCTGTGTTTTCAACGCCTCAATGTCTGAAAATTTCCTTTCGGGACGAGAAAACTCATAAAAGGAAACCCTCACCTCTTGATTATAAAGCTCCTCACTTAAATTTTCCAATATGTGGGTTTCAATGCGAGGTCCAGATTCTTTACCCCCAACCGTCGGAGCTTCCCCCACATTCGTAATTGAAGGCCACGCCTGGCCATCAGAAAGGCTGAATTTTGTGAGGTAGACGCCATAAGGTGGCAGCAGCGTTCGCGGGCTTCCCAAATTTGCTGTTGGGAAACCAAGCTGCCTCCCCAATTGGCGCCCCTTGACCACGGTTCCGGATATCTCAAAACATCGACCCAAAAACTCCCTCACCTCTCTGACTTTCCCAAGACCAATTAACCCTCTTATGAGGGTACTTGAGACGATATCACCCTTGTGCCTAAATGGCGGCATTACGCTCAAATCAAATCCGTACCTGGAAGAAAGGGATCTCAGAAAGTCGAGATTACCCGCCCTCCCCGAGCCAAAGCCAAAGTCGTAGCCAACAACAACTTCTCTGGGTTCTAAAAAAGCTTGAACCCGATTTTCCCAAAACACTTCGGGTTCCATCTGAGCCAATTCCTCGGAAAAAGGCTCTACAACCAGGTGGGTAACTCCCAGCAATGCCAGTTGTTCCTTAAGATCATTTATGGGAAAGATCCTGAGAAAATTCCCCTGGGGCTGAAGAATTTCCAGAGGATGGGGGTCAAAAGTGAGAACAGCAGAGGCCGAAGAGTTATGGCGCGATGCGTTTATGCACTTCGCAATCAGGGCCCTGTGACCCAAGTGCACGCCATCGAAATTTCCGATGGTAAGCGTAACTCCTCTGAGCGGAGGCTGGATATTACGAAGACCCCTGATTGTTTCCATGGCCGGAAAAATATCAACTTTCTTCATCTAACCAATTGATTTCTTTCGAAACTATTGATACGTAGCGTTAATATGCCGCAAAGCTGGATTCGAAATTACAGAGCGCGCGTTTTGCTCTGGGGTCGCTACATCTGGAGACGCAATGCTATTTGGACCCGAATCATCCTATCCCTTGCAATAGGAACGGCTTTTGTATTGCTCGACGAAAACTCCAACTATGACCTCAGATTTCATATTCGCGGGATCCAAGAGATTCATCCTAAAATCGTTCTTCTGGAAATAGATCAAAATGAATGGATAGACTTTCACGGACGAAGTCGCAATCTCATTCGTCCATTAAAAGAAATCACTTCTCTGACCGACAGTTTTTTTTGGAACGAAAGATCCTGGCACAGACTTCTATCGAAGGTTCTTGCTTCTGATCCTCTTGCTGTTGGAGTGAGTTTTTATTTCGGTGAGAATCTCACCGAAACGAACCACAACCCCGCCGAGAAATCTGTGTTTTCAGATGACAGGGTCATCTGGTCAGCAAGTCAAGACAGCGAGGGAC
This region of Bdellovibrionales bacterium genomic DNA includes:
- a CDS encoding bifunctional riboflavin kinase/FAD synthetase yields the protein MKKVDIFPAMETIRGLRNIQPPLRGVTLTIGNFDGVHLGHRALIAKCINASRHNSSASAVLTFDPHPLEILQPQGNFLRIFPINDLKEQLALLGVTHLVVEPFSEELAQMEPEVFWENRVQAFLEPREVVVGYDFGFGSGRAGNLDFLRSLSSRYGFDLSVMPPFRHKGDIVSSTLIRGLIGLGKVREVREFLGRCFEISGTVVKGRQLGRQLGFPTANLGSPRTLLPPYGVYLTKFSLSDGQAWPSITNVGEAPTVGGKESGPRIETHILENLSEELYNQEVRVSFYEFSRPERKFSDIEALKTQMRIDVEGAKLFWEGQRNKLGLK